In Lotus japonicus ecotype B-129 chromosome 5, LjGifu_v1.2, one genomic interval encodes:
- the LOC130716647 gene encoding PKS-NRPS hybrid synthetase cheA-like, whose protein sequence is MTDSFFFGESQLIEAGFHNGQPEEATTEVPPPAFVPPCISIDVSHLFATDQIFPTRDDLINWVHGIAIENGYVTLITKSDYGGNGSRKAYVMLGCEKHGKYVPYRDPDLVEGTRSQKTGCPFRLKGRPRKNGIDRDWRLKVMEGIHNHEPARSLLGHNFVGRLKPGEKEQVGKMTRSWVPPRKMLLTLKENNPSNLTTISQIYGVCKRLRKSLRGGLTEMQHLLKKLDGDKYAHFERHEPGSEVIRDVFWAHPNAIKLFNTFPYVVIMDCTYKTNKYAIPLLEIVGLTSTDKTYSIAFCYIVNEGTDDYVWALECMKSLLADQAMLPKVIVTDRDLALLSAAKQSLPNTTHLLCLWHINKCVLAKCKLYVGTDDFAELVMMKWAEVVDAATVEEFEVKWMQLFNMCKAKYSNFTSYCSTTWLVHKEKFAKAWTNHVMHFGTTTSNRAEGAHASLKKMLRDCKGDLATSWDASHSLTCNRHTEILASFERSIHRIDHIFMFPFYTNIRGFVSNKCLQLIDDEHIRMKSYGGCDCLLRETHGLPCGCELAGYERIPYESIHPFWKRLSWEHVPEPVADTTSNHICGMNHGDMQPEVEALTHYFSSLDTGGQSMVRRKLQAIYCPESSSLCTPAVKIRSKRTLKANEKIPPKNKAIGSLTRDLSGFEHVDREIREAKKVSQPPKKKKRVKKSDTSYFMGHFPAFFHPYIQTVQNVEDDGNCGYRVVAALLGLPSGEESWSWVRAALIEELERHRGLYDEMWSRHVVNALHSRLTLPPGDPATEDKWMQLPEMGYLVATRFQVVFISISSTGCWSYLPLRGEGPPDVHPVIAVGHVINHFVQLHLTPGHSMPPIALQWERYVDPTSVSWCAPYGTRLGRFTSEYEAWLVTFGVPLIHQSYVDITSD, encoded by the exons atgacagattcatttttctttggtgagtcacaattgattgaagctggatttcacaatggtcaacctgaagaggccactacagaggtgccaccaccagcatttgtgcccccgtgtataagtatagatgtctcgcatttatttgcaactgatcag attttccctacccgtgatgatcttatcaattgggttcatggaattgcgattgaaaatggatatgttacgttgatcacaaagtcagattatggtgggaatggaagcagaaaagcttatgtcatgttggggtgcgagaagcatggtaaatatgttccttatagagaccctgaccttgttgaagggacgagatcacaaaagacaggttgtccttttagactaaaaggacgacctaggaaaaatggcatagatagagattggcggctaaaggtgatggaaggtatacacaaccatgaaccagctaggtcactacttgggcacaattttgttggtcgtctaaaacccggagagaaggagcaagtgggaaaaatgacaaggagttgggttccaccgagaaagatgttgttgactttgaaggaaaacaatccttcaaacttgactaccatatctcagatttatggtgtttgcaagaggttaagaaaatccctccgcgggggattgacagaaatgcaacacttgttgaagaagttggacggtgacaagtatgcccactttgaaagacatgagcctggatcggaagtcattagggatgtattttgggctcatccaaatgctatcaaactgttcaacacatttccatatgtagtgattatggattgcacatacaagacaaacaaatatgcaattcccttgcttgagattgttggactgacttccacagataagacatactccatagccttttgctacattgttaatgagggcacagatgactacgtttgggcactggagtgtatgaagtctctattagctgatcaagccatgttgcctaaggtgattgttactgacagggatcttgccttattgagtgctgctaagcaaagccttcctaacactacacatttattatgcttgtggcacatcaacaagtgtgttttggcaaagtgcaaactctatgttggcacagatgattttgctgagttggttatgatgaagtgggcagaggtggtggatgctgcaacagttgaagaatttgaagtgaaatggatgcaattgtttaatatgtgcaaggcaaaatacagcaactttacctcctattgttctactacatggttggttcacaaggagaaattcgccaaggcatggacaaatcatgtgatgcactttggaacaacaacaagtaacag ggctgagggtgcacatgccagtttgaagaagatgttacgggattgcaagggtgacctggccacttcatgggatgcgtcgcatagtttgacatgtaatcgacatactgaaatattagcatcgtttgagcgcagtattcacagaattgatcacattttcatgttcccattttacacaaatattagaggatttgtgtcaaacaaatgcctgcagctcatcgacgatgaacatataagaatgaagtcctacggcggatgcgattgcttgttgagagagactcatggactaccttgcggttgtgaacttgcag gttatgaaagaattccatatgagtcaattcatccattctggaagagactgagttgggagcatgtacctgaacctgttgcagatactaccagcaaccatatttgcggcatgaaccatggagatatgcaaccagaagttgaggcattgacacattatttcagttctttggatactggagggcagagtatggtaaggaggaagcttcaagcgatctattgtcctgaaagcagttcacTTTGTACTCCTGCGGTTAAGATAAGGTCCAAGCGCACTCTTAAGGCGAATGAGAAAATACCACCTAAGAAtaaagcaataggatccttgactcgtgatctttcaggttttgaacatgttgatagggagatcagagaggcaaagaaggtttcacaaccaccaaagaagaagaagcgtgtgaagaagtctgatacaagctatttcatgggtcattttccagcctttttccacccatatatacaaacagttcagaatgttgaggatgatggtaactgtggctatagagtCGTTGCTGCATTACTCGGACTACCATCAGGTGAGGAAAGTTGGTCATGGGTTAGGGCAGCGTTGATAGAAGAACTTGAACGACACAGAGGGttgtatgatgaaatgtggtccagacatgtggttaatgccttacattcccgactcactcttcctcctggtgatccggctaccgaggataaatggatgcaactgccagagatgggataccttgtagcaaccaggttccaagtGGTTTTCATATCCATCTCCTCTACGGGTTGTTGGTCATACCTTCCACTAAGAGGAGAAGGTCCACCGGATGTACATCCTGTTATAGCTGTTGGTCATGTGATtaatcactttgtacag ctccatctaactcctggacattctatgccgccaattgctctccagtggGAACGGTATGTTGATCCTACATCAGTAAGCTGGTGCGCCCCATATGGTACACGTTTAGGAAGATTCACATCAGAATATGAAGCTTggcttgttacttttggtgttcctcttattcaccaaagctatgtagacatcacctcagattga